GCAGGCGGCAGAGTGAACTGAAACGGAAACTAgttgagaaacagaaagaagagaaggatgagaagaaaccaaaaataataaagaaagaggaaacaaagagCATACCAGAGCTTGGAGAAGGGACTAGTGAAACTCAAAGCAAAATAGACTCTTCTGGGCGAAAAATGGGTATCAAGCTTaagctgaagaaagaagagaagaaggaggagaaaaaagaagaaaagaaagaagaatctAAAAAGGAATCACCAAGCCAGACTTCCTTTGGGaaattcagctggaaaaagacTGAGAGAGAGGATAAAACCCCAGGAGGAGCTATTGCAAAGGAAGAGAgtacagaaggaaacaaagaggaGAACAAGTGTCAGTCTGGGAAACCCCATGTCAAGCCCATTGAAATCAAACTGTCTGGGAAAACTGTTATTCCACACACTAGCCCATGGACACCAGTTGTTTCCACATCAACACCAGCAAAAATTCTACCCAATCTCCCAGTCCCCACAATGATTTTCAGGAAGTCTACTACTGCAACAGTTAGCAAACCAGCACCTTTGAACACCTTTTTATCCATAAAATCCTCTGGTGCTACCACCAAACCACTGCCTGTGGTAAAAGAAACCAATGCAGATCTTCTTCTGCCTCCGGATATCATCTCAAAAGCTTTTGGAGGAGAAGAGGTAATTTTAAAAGGGGCAGAGGAAGATTtgaaaggagcagagaaaaGTGAGTCTTCTCAGACTTCTGATATACCACCTCCACCCCCTCCTCCACCAGCAGTCCAGCAGGCAGCTGTCATCCCTGCAGATGAAGTAGCTCCAGGTGTGTCTGAAAGTGAACAGACAATGCTGGCAATGCCTGTGAGaccccctccaccaccaccaccttcaaCTGCTTTCAGTGAACAGGCAAAAAAGGTAGAGAAACGAAACTCTTGCTTGGCCACAGCCAATGCTAAAGATCTCTATGATATTTTCTACAGTAGTGGTGGAAAGGGTTCGGCTGACAGCAAGCTTGCATGTTCTGCACTTCCAAATGGAGAAAACTCTACCCTAACAAAACCTGCAGACTTATCTGCAAATCCTAGAATGAATAACAGCTCATCCTCCTTGAAAGAGGATTCTCAAAATGTAGCTACTGAACTTAGCCACATCCACTCAGCTGAAAGAAGCTCAGAACTGGAGAAAACTGATATTCAGGAGACTTTCATACTTCATACTGAGATGAGCCCTGACATTGAAAATGgtattcagaaagaaataggTCAAAAATTTCAGACTTCTCTTTCAACAGGTATTTGGACTAAATTGAAAGAAGATTCCTCACAGGGTAATAATCAGGTAACAGGGAGTTGGGTTCTTGGTGAGAATCAGGCTGAAATGAACAAGAAACCACTTCAGCCTCAGCTACTGGAAGTGTCAGAAATGTCGGTCACAGAACTGCCAGAAACAAAAACTGCTTCTGGTATCCAGATACCTGCAGAAATTGAACTTGTGGATATAGGAGGTAGAGAGCGGGTAGGCAGTCAGGAATTCTGTGATCTACAGAAAAGTGAGGTCCAAGAGGAAGCTGGACAGGAAGATGCAAATATAACTGTGGTTACTAACACAAATGTTACCGGTACCTTGGAGAAAGGTGCAGAGATGAAAGACTGGGAAGTAAAAGCGGTAAAGCCTGAGCTTAGCTTACACCCAAAGACTTTATTACCTGAAACacagaatgaaatgaaacatttgggAAATTCCCATTCGGTAGAGGAAAACTTAAGTGATAAGTGTAGAACTCAGTCAGAAACTGGTAGTCCAGACTTGATCTGTGATTCTCAAAacagttcaaaagaaaaagctttagtAGCAGGAATGACGGAGCAGAATTCTATTGATGCCTccttaaaagatttaaaactgaaaaacgTAGCTTTGGAACTGTCTCAACCAGGAGTCCTTGGTGAAGTTCCCCGTATTTCAGAAACCCAGAATAAGATTTCAGAATTGACAAGAAGTTCTGGGGACACTTCCAGAACTAGTAATGGAGAAAGCCAGGTCATCACAGCCCATTCTTGTTCTGAAAGTGGTTGGGATCTATCAAATACTCcaaatgtagaaataaagacTGGTTCTAATGAAGTTAGTGCTTCAGAATTGACAGAGGTATGGCCAGACACGTGTCTCACCAACAAAGAAGCTAGAAGTAGCATATTAGAAGCTCCAGAAAAAGGCCATGCAGTAttagaaaaccaaacccaaaggCAGGAAGTTGCATGGTTAGTCAATGCCTGCACTGCAAACATGGTTGAACTCAGATCCAGTGTAGAATTAGTAGTTGAAGttgaaaaaaagtcattaggACACACTGGATCTGATGCAACATTAGATAATGTTTTTATCaagagagaagcaaaagaaGTAGGGACTGGAGGCTTTTCAAGGGCTCGCTCCGATCTTGTCCAAGAGTCAGTAGCTGCTTTATCAGCAGACTTCCATAGGGAGCATCTCTCAGAAGCAGCTGTCCATTCCCCAGAAACAAAGCATGAGGTCGTAAGAACCTCTGCAGCCAATAACTTTCATCTGAATACCACTCACTCAGGCTTGAACACTGAGCAATCTGAAAGTCTCTCTGCAAATATTTGTATGGATAACAAGAAAGTTCCTTCAACATCAGAAGATGTGAAACACAGTGAGACTCCCTCCCACAAAGCAGAGCTCGGGTTCAAAAGCACTGATTTCAGTTCGGGAGACAGTAAGGTGAAACATGAATGCTTCAGCATCCTTACAGCAGAACTTTTAAATGAGAATACAGAAGAAGTCTCAAAACTAGGAACTGTTGCATCCATGCAGCTGGAGTCTAGTAAACTTAAGAAGATGGGCATTGGAAAAAcagtggaggaagcagagattACTGGTTTTGCTGCATTAACTTCTGGTAGTCAGGAAGATAAATTTTGCACGCGGATTTCTCGAACGGCTACGACGCAGCTTGGATTTCAGCCCTCAAATAGTGACACTACAGAAGTGGTCATGCCAGTTCTAGAAATGCAGGGCATTTCTCCCGTGTCTGAGATCCTTCTGCAAGTGGAGGAGAGCAAAGGTGGTGCTGTTGAAATGCTGTCATTGAGTTGTGACGGAGGCAGCACAGAAAGTCAGGCTTCTGGGTGCATGGAAACTTTCCTTCCTGGGCTCAATGAAATACAGGGAAAGGAGGGTGGCTCAGGAGGCAAGGGAGCATGCACCATCCAGAGCAAGAAGACTGAGCAAACAGAAACTGCTGACAGTAGTTTGGAAGCTACAACAAATTCAGGAATCGCTGAAAGCTTAGCAGAAAGCCCAGTGGGTTGAAGTGAACCCAGCCAGTCCCAATATTTGAGGAGCCAGAGCTGGGATTATGtataggttttttgtttgtttttttttttttttgttccagttgAGGGTTTTGGGTGTATTTTGCATCCTGTGGTAGGCCTTGACTAAAGTGAAACTTACATCATCTGAAACCAGACACATACTTTATTCTGTACATAATTAATcgtgtaaaatgttttttcatgtgAATTTTTTTGCCAATTTCTTTTCTACACTCTGCTATTAAAATGGAATCTCTCATTTATAATGCGTGCGtctttgttgtttattttggggGCTTTTATTCTTTGACCATTCTTGGATTACTTCCAGCTCACCCTGTTTGTGTCAGTAGCACCATGAGTAGCCCAGCCACTGGGACAAGCTCAAGAACAGCAATATAGAACTTGAGGAAATGGAGACTTGCGGAAGAgctaaaactgaaaatttctttaaactgtaatgcatggttttgtttactttcaTTGTTTGAAATGCAAGAATGTGATTAGagttgattttgtttgtttgtttatctgTCTCTGTGATTTGTAATTACTGTTGTATTACACCTGTACTTAAGCTGTTTCATTGTATTGTATAAGCACATGTATGGATGCCACATCACTAAGCAAGGCGAGAAAATCTGTCCGACTGGCTTTTGGAGAAGAAGACTAATCGGTAAGGCTCTGTGGCCTGACACCTGGACCAGACATATTGAGGTCACTTACATGATTTGAAATGGGCTTTCTTTCATTGTATTGTGATCCAGTAACTATTTGTGTTAAATCATTTAGCAGCTGACCAGctctgaagaagcagaagatcAGAACCCTGATGTCAGGAATTGGACTCGCTTCATGTGATACAGACACATGCATGCCTACCCTGAATGGTCCTTGACCTATCAAAAGCTCTAGTGTGATGGTTCTCATTTGTATAGCTTGTTAAAGACTAAAGTATTAAATGTGTTTGCTTGGataaatataacatttttatttgtaaattgtttaaaaaataaacatacgATGTTCAACAAGACTtcttcttgatttattttttttttttccgtaaggaaaatgttttatttcaatcaGTTTTGAACTCCTGTAGTAGCTGATAAATTTGAGAAACTGTAGACAATGAGCATATTCAACAGTTAGCCTGCTCGGTAAAAAACTGATTTATTCCcagctgaagtcaatggaagaAGTAACCGTCAACATCATCAGTGGAAGTTTGTTGGAAGTCCTGAGCCCTATGTAAAGCTCGAGGTGAGGcattgggggggtggggggacccAAGCAGAGTTCATATTTCTGTAATTACTACCAGCGCATGGACCTCcagagggggaagaaaatcaccatttttcttgtgtttccaTCACTCTGTGTGAAGAAGGTATGACACATTTCTCAGAGTCATTATGGTGGCTTTCAGATTAGAAATATAAGAACTATCTAAGCTGAATTTGGAAATCTAGTATAAATGGTCAAGTCACCAAAAAAAGGTGATTAAGAAGGGAAGAGGGTTTTGAGAAAGGTTCTTTGAACTTTTTATGATGTTAAGCAGTTACTGCATTGAATATAAAAAGTCTTTGTTAGTATCATTGCCCTACTTTCTTCAAATAACCATTTGCtgtcaaaaccaaagaaagcaGGGTCTGACATGCTTTGATACTTCTAAAATGGACTTGAGTAGAGATTGCTTAAATCCTGGTTTATAAAAAAGTCCTTTGTAGTTGTTTCttagttttcttctgtaatttttttattatatatctgagtttatttgtttgcatttgacAGTGaaatttccccccccccctccctttttctctccaatTTCTTCAGTGAAGTGCCTGGTCCCTCATAAATCCACAGAGGAAGAGGGGAACTGATTTTCTTGCCTGCCGTGTATTTAGGGGTATCAGTGCAGGGAGGGGAGGTACTAAAGGGAAGGCTGAATTTTTTCCACAGTTCTGCATTTTAGACGGTGCTGTTTTGGATTACAGACATGCTTTCTTGTTAGTTTCCTTTTGCAGATCGGTTTTGATGAAGGCCTCAGTGCATACAATGACAAACAGTAACTGGGACAACTGTCTTCTTCAGACAACCTTATTCAATACTGTGTTACCTGTGTGGGACATACTCTTGAATAACTTTATTTTGGGGGGAAGACATCAATATAAATCTAATGTGCTTGTTATCTGCTCTCCCTACAGTTGCTTCTGCAAATAGTGGTGGTAGTCAGTGCTGAACCTGGCTGGCCACAAAGGGAGAGCAGCTAGCACCAAGGGAAAACAAGAGCTTTGCAAATGAGAAACTGGGAATTGTTACCCCGTATTTGTCTTCAGCTTTCCAGAAGCTGAACCTTCCTATGGTGCAAATTAAATAGTAGCTCTCTTCGTGGCCTTTATTCAAATAATTGTTCTATCCTTGAGTGAAGGAGGGCACCATATTCCACATTGGAAAGAAGATTAACTTGGTCTTTTCTGAGGTAGGAGTTAAAGGTACTCCTTGAACCGCTGGAATGGACAAGAACAAAACAGATGATGTAGATGGTGACCTCTAGGCAGACTGGCAGACAGAGGCTTTAACACTGTCTTGCAATTCTATGAAAtggcatatatttttatttatgtattctttttttttctttttttccttttttttttttcttttttttttttttttgctgtggtttcCAGAGGCATGCTGTAAATGATTTATCCACTGTACTGGtcccctgtgctggcagagctgtagCATAGTGCACTGACTGGGAAGCCTTAAGTTCTAGGCTGGCCTTGGACTCTTGACTCCAGATCCTCAGGAGGAGGGGTGAGTTAATGGAAGGGATTTACTTGTGTGTTTGAATGGTGCAATACAGCGTTACCTCTCCTTCCCAACCTAGTTCTCTAAAAGCTGTGTAAGGCATAAGAAGTTACCTCTCTCCTGGTTTTTGGAAAGCTGCTGATAGGGAGGAAATAAGCCTAGTTT
The nucleotide sequence above comes from Falco biarmicus isolate bFalBia1 chromosome 12, bFalBia1.pri, whole genome shotgun sequence. Encoded proteins:
- the ZNF318 gene encoding zinc finger protein 318 isoform X2 — translated: MHANYLHKNQLKCMVKYICYFTRDDMADGPIFTRGLSCPRGLERYPLHEDQPSSPFIMRHDEDYRNRDVFLHRSDYSLHYGRREELPRGSDRDGDKLRKSSYPSRPEERGREIKRPRYEKDEKMHGVSGEHQGFSSGTRNYRRRSRSHSRSPSPSYLNEEFRELDRARRKREEEERSRNLNHDVSGSGYVIPGLTNTLQTSEPRYTYRPEEIPSMPKKSILKKRVEMEVESPVQPEGFSSSPAPSKDLPLLSSHSSLPQSNDTAPFASEVENFLKRFNKDSVVESANKELRDGLYEWSPLSGAPKDAFTFEEKFGSFLSHKEKVEPKSEPADRHTDFLLPHERASQDGSGFSRILGMMADSVSAQEKRRRSFPDIEDEEKFLYGDEDEDTKTESLTIQKPPVSCGNEIISQKVSPPPSPAPAVKLDPLEEPNAEYAKIHDLLKTIGLDIGVAEIGKLAVRTQERLHGKKLASRSPDRRSSDPRRLDPWDLRRSRSDTRSPESGQQRSASPPVSFQQSKDASSLQKSEYTKSKPVGQDIPPCAPEQPLPSVSLIPSVPPAPASLPPTPTSVSQYQIPNYSQFTATQMPQNYPPPTMAPPGYDAYGHYMAYAAPGWTMYPTAQQPNPTLPEAHGLLTMAMSANPTRPNLRVIETVSMGKDVPDLKRDGSVLVHVPTTPAHSKVPLRLSSNPFKNTTEKMSDEKNRAAQKQKVIEEREKLKNEREARQKKLYYLKTELDRLRKQQGEMLRKKRREKDGHKDPLLVEVNRLQENIMKEISELHKESDAADKKQSELDKVAQILGINIFEKPRKPSVETKDSLEKNSKSENAKGLEKTSSSNKESKTANEKSRGRSPKPAESSSQSSKHPFQLANIYEYYDAGNHWCKDCNTICGTMFDFFTHMHNKKHRQTLDPYNRPWASKTQSETKQDSIKRIDKITVPAKGSEFLIPITGYYCQLCHEFFGDQISAEQHVKSHPHNEKYKKYIDENPLYEERRNLDRQAGLAVVLETERRRQSELKRKLVEKQKEEKDEKKPKIIKKEETKSIPELGEGTSETQSKIDSSGRKMGIKLKLKKEEKKEEKKEEKKEESKKESPSQTSFGKFSWKKTEREDKTPGGAIAKEESTEGNKEENKCQSGKPHVKPIEIKLSGKTVIPHTSPWTPVVSTSTPAKILPNLPVPTMIFRKSTTATVSKPAPLNTFLSIKSSGATTKPLPVVKETNADLLLPPDIISKAFGGEEVILKGAEEDLKGAEKSESSQTSDIPPPPPPPPAVQQAAVIPADEVAPGVSESEQTMLAMPVRPPPPPPPSTAFSEQAKKVEKRNSCLATANAKDLYDIFYSSGGKGSADSKLACSALPNGENSTLTKPADLSANPRMNNSSSSLKEDSQNVATELSHIHSAERSSELEKTDIQETFILHTEMSPDIENGIQKEIGQKFQTSLSTGIWTKLKEDSSQGNNQVTGSWVLGENQAEMNKKPLQPQLLEVSEMSVTELPETKTASGIQIPAEIELVDIGGRERVGSQEFCDLQKSEVQEEAGQEDANITVVTNTNVTGTLEKGAEMKDWEVKAVKPELSLHPKTLLPETQNEMKHLGNSHSVEENLSDKCRTQSETGSPDLICDSQNSSKEKALVAGMTEQNSIDASLKDLKLKNVALELSQPGVLGEVPRISETQNKISELTRSSGDTSRTSNGESQVITAHSCSESGWDLSNTPNVEIKTGSNEVSASELTEVWPDTCLTNKEARSSILEAPEKGHAVLENQTQRQEVAWLVNACTANMVELRSSVELVVEVEKKSLGHTGSDATLDNVFIKREAKEVGTGGFSRARSDLVQESVAALSADFHREHLSEAAVHSPETKHEVVRTSAANNFHLNTTHSGLNTEQSESLSANICMDNKKVPSTSEDVKHSETPSHKAELGFKSTDFSSGDSKVKHECFSILTAELLNENTEEVSKLGTVASMQLESSKLKKMGIGKTVEEAEITGFAALTSGSQEDKFCTRISRTATTQLGFQPSNSDTTEVVMPVLEMQGISPVSEILLQVEESKGGAVEMLSLSCDGGSTESQASGCMETFLPGLNEIQGKEGGSGGKGACTIQSKKTEQTETADSSLEATTNSGIAESLAESPVG